Below is a window of Cytophaga hutchinsonii ATCC 33406 DNA.
ACGTTCCTCGCAAAAGATTTCGAAACTTTCATTCGCGGACTTGTTCATGCAGATGTATATGACACATCTGCACAGGACTTGATAAGTACATTAGAAACTTTCCGTACAGGAAATTTTTCAGAAGTGCTGCAGGCATACATTAAAAAAGATCTGTCTGTAAACTTCGATCGTGTTTTAAGAAATCTCTTCACCGAACTTACAACAGAGAAAGGATATTTTGCGCTGCATGCCGATGAACTTTCCTATCTGTCTTATGATATTCAATTTTACCTGCTGAGTATAAACAGGAAAATCAAATCAAAAGAAGACTTTGTAAAGCACTATCTGCCTATGGTTGCCATGAGTGATGCTGGAATTACCACAGGAGGTTATGCAAACTTTTTTGAAGATTGGTTTGATGAAAAAATAAAGTCAAAAGAAATTACAAAAGGTCTTTTGAGTGGATTTCTGTTTACTGAAATCTATAAACAGAAATTGTTTGAAAGGATAAAACAATATGATAAATAAGTATATCAATATAGACTCACGATGATATATACGATTGATCCGGCACTTGCCTTAATAATCAGTTCTGATCCTGAATTGAAAGCCAGATGGGAGCAGTACATTGAAAATGAATATAACGGAGACGTATCTGAAAGATTGATTTATTCAGATATACGGATTATCATTGAATTCATTATTGAAAAATTTAAAGCGAACCAAACAGAAAGTTTTCACATAATTTTTACAAATATTGAAAACATATTAAAGAGTTGTGACAAACAAACAATGGATCTGATAACTGTAGGCATATTTGAAGGGATACAAAACAGCGCCGGCCAGGAAATAGATTATTACTTCGGATTTAACAAGTGGCTTTACACACGGAGCGGTGAACAATGGAGAGCGGTGATTGACTTTTGGGAAGGAACGGATTGGAGAAAGAAAAAATAGTATAAGGCATTACCGTATTCTATTTTTTAACGTCTGGATATTGGATACATCACATCAGGCCCGTCAATGTGGCCGTTCATGACAATTATTCCCTTGGCACTTTTCAGATGAACAGTGTAATCATGTACATGATACTGGTTCGTTTGCCAATGGCAGAGCTCACCAACGTATTCATCGTTATAATATACAGCCAGGCGCTGCTTGCCATAGTCATACGGAATAGCTTTTACCTGTTTACCATGGGCAAAAATAGTGTCGCGCATCAGTATCGCAGGCTGCTTTCTGTGCAACATGCGTTCAGCACTTTCCGGATCTCTGTTTTGAATCAATGCTGTTTCATTTTCAAAAATACCACACTGTTTTTTATGTCCAGATTTTTACTGCAGGACACCTGTAAGCTGTTTCCCCGGAAAATATAATTCAGGTAATTAAGATATCTGTTCCTGCCATTCAGGTAGGGCAGGCTGAAATAACCTATTGCCAGTATCAATAAAACAGGTAAAGCGCGTTTTACCTTTCTGTTCATATGGATTATTTTTTAATCAGCTTGCTTACCCAGCGTTCATCAGCAGTTTCAATGGTTACAATATAATATCCTGAAGCAACAGATGCTGGCAGCTGAACAGGAATGGTGTTTTCCCCTGTGAGCAGATTGGCAGCAGTACTGTAAATGAGCTGGCCGGTTGTACTGTTGATATGTATAACGGCATGGCTTTGGTCACCGGACGTTAACCGTATGCTGAAATCTGCAGATGCGGGATTCGGATATACGTTTGCACGATTCTCCGAAGTGTTCGTGTGCTTTGCTGTAGTAGAAGAGGGAAGGGATCGTACGCCGGTTGCATAATAAACCGGCCAGTTTGATTTGTCTGTATAGTATGTATCTGAACCGTTTGGCAGCGCTGTAATTTTGCTTTCATCCAGATCAACTGTCCAGATAGATTTCATATGGTCTGAATTTAATTCATAGAGATAAGCAATCTTATTGTCAAGTCTGTTAAAATTCGGAAAACCAAGTACATTGCTGCTTGTAATAACATCCAGTTCATTTGTTTCTGTATTGCAGCCGATAACATATAAATCACCTTCATCTTCGTCTATGTAATCAAAGGCAATGATATTGGTAGAATTTTTTGCAAACGCAGGATTACCCACACTTATGTGATCCGGCAGCGATGAAAATAATTTTGTTACAGTTCCGTCTCCAAAATCATTCAGGGTATTATCCCACACCTGAATAAAATTGATGTCCCAGAAATTGATGTTGTTACCGGATGTATTTTCAAATTCGTTATAACAGTCGTATACTAAAAACTCTCCTGTGTGATCCCATTCCAATGCATCCGCATAGATAGGCCCGCCTGATTTAATTCCTTCTGAATAGGTAGGGTTGTACAACACAAATTGTGCCCAGGTATCACTATCGAAATCATATACATAAACAGATGTATCCTTGTCGGTTGTTGTTGCGGCCAAACGTTTGCCGTTTTTACTGATTGCAACATTGTTCCAGATAGGTTCGTCCTGAATAATCTGTTCGTACGTATTGCCCGGTGTCAGGTACAGGCTTTTCAGCTGGTTGGCCGTGTTTACAAAATACGCCATTGAACCATCGTCGGTTATGCTGGGCTTGTTGAATACCGAACTTGTATTGATGGTAGCATAAGCTTGTGTCGCCGTATTTATGCGGTATAATTTCGTGCTGTAGGTTGTGTTCAGATTATACGTAAGCAAGTATTCATCGCCTGTATTCACTGGCAGGTTGCTTGATACAGGTGTTGTAGGTACTTCACTGTTTCCTGTAATCCCTACCTGGTCAAAAGCGATTCCTGTTTTCGTTGCCTCATTTGATGTATATAAATCGGTTGCCGCAGCGATACATGCAATTCTGAGGTCAATGAATTTAGAAGAACGCGTAAGGTAGGCGGTTAATGCACGGTAAAATATTTTTTCAGCCTTACTTCTTGAAGTAGACTGTGCCAATAAATAAAAAGCATAATTGGTTATACCGCTGTTTATGTGTACGCCGCCATTATCCTGTGTTCCGGAGTATTTTTCAGATACATGTGCAGGCTGCCAGCCTCTTGAATTTATATTTGTGCCGCCATTGTGCGGGTTGGATAAATCACGTAAGGCACCGGAAGGGTACTTACTTAGAAGTACAACATCTTCACCGATTTTCCAATCCAGAGAATCAATCATACAGCCAAAAATATCCGCCATTGATTCGTTGATGGCACCGGATTCGCCCTGGTAATTGAGGTTGGCAGAATTCTGGATCACACCGTGCGTCAGTTCATGCCCGCCTACATCCAGGCCGCCGGCCAGGGGTTTGAAGTTTGTATTTCCATTGCCGTAATACATGGCTTTACCATTCCAGAACGCATTGTCCATTGGTGTTCCATCGTCCGGGTCAGCAACATTTATGAAAGAGATAATTGTGCCGCCATTCCCATCAATAGAAGTACGGCCATGTATGGCAGAATAGTAATCGTATGACTTGCCGGCAATATAATGTGCCGAAATTGCCGTAGCATTAAAACTGTTGGTGCTGGAAGTAATAGCTTTGTATTTGGTATTGGAACCATATGTATAGTTCAGATCAAGCGTTTGAATGGCACCGGCAGGATTGTCGGGGAATGAAGACTGGCTTGATTTAAACATGCTTCTGCTGGCATCTGTCGTATAATACAATGAACCTGTCTGGTAGGTATTAATCGTACGTGATACGCCGTTGAGGTCGTTGCCGGTACTTATGCGCGGACCGTCGGCATGGCATGTTTTGGAATGCGATGAAAGGATGTTTCCTGTTTGTGCATCAATAATATATTCCCACCAATCCAGAAAGTTTGGACGTACATCAATGCTGTAAGCCGGTACACAGCTCCGCACAAGTTTGTCGTCAATGTAGTAGATTTGTTTGATGCCTGGTGTACTGTAATTTAAAAACTGCTGTTCCTGTTCAGACAGTTCTACATAGTGTGCATGTGTTTTAATATCAGCAAGCGCTTTTGCCGCCGCCGCGGCGGGCGTGACCGCAAAAGAGGTGTGTTTAATAAGATCAGGTTTAATGTAACTGCCGTTCCACGAAACAGCCTGTCCGCTTGCATTGATGTGTACAATACTTTCACAACCATCTATTTCAATGCCGTTGTAAAATTGCTTTAACCGGATAATTTGTCCGCCCAAAAGATCTTTTTCTGTTTTGTATGGCGTAAATGGCTCGGCAACGTCTGTTAAGCCTAATGTTTCGCGCAGCTGATCAATGTAGTTGTACGCAATCGCAATTCCACTTCCTGTACCAACAGCGCGCTGCTGCAGTGTCTGAGGAATGATGGTTTTAATGAAGATTGGCAGCCCGGTTTCATTTGAATAAATTACGCTGAACGGATTTTTTGCTGTAGCACGTACAGCTGCTGTGTTTGGTTTTGAAAGCTGCGGAAGAAGGCTTGTTCCTTGCGCTGTTAATATGGATTGCTGGAGCATATTTCCTTTGATGCGTGTTGCTTCAAAGGAGCGGTGTGCAGCGGGATTGCTCTGTTTTTCTTTTACATCAAAGGATGTTTGCGCAAACGTGTGTGTTGCTGTTAACAGCAATAAAAATAACGTGCTATACGGTTTTTTCATATTAACGGAGCTTAATAAGCTTGTTATAAAGTTTGGTAATTGTAGGGGGAGTAAGAATATTGCTGTTGTTCCAAATGATTTTATTGGTTTGTTTATTCAGTTGAATGGTTATAAATGCATAGGTATTGCCGGGCTCATTGTACACGCATGCTGCCATGTTGTTTTTAATTACATAGCGATAAATATGTTTTACCTTGCAATGTTTTATTTTTTTTACAAACGTTGCGCCAGACTGATTTTCCAGTTGAAACAGGTTGCCTTCCTGGGTAAGGATATGGCTTTTAACAGCACCTGTGAAACCACCCCCATTGCCGAATTCAATATAGTTTTTATTTGTGGTATCGGCAGCAATGGACTGACTATATCCCTTAACGGTTATGCTTAATAATAAGATGCAGCTGAAAAATAATGAACGCATAATTGTTTGGTTATAATGGGGCAATACAACTCTGTATGTTGGATGTGTTTTCATGAAAAGTTTCCGGTTTTGTATTAAATATACCGAATACCGTTGAACCGGAGCCACTCATTGCCGCATATGCTGCACCCTGTTTGTACATCTGTTCTTTTAAGGTTTTTATAGCCGGATATTTTTCAAATACACTACGTTCAAAATCGTTTACAAGTTCTGCTTTCCAGACACTCAATGGTTGTTTTAAAATATCACCGATCGGTTTTCTGTCTGTATTGGGTACAACACCATCATACGCTTCTTTTGTTGCCACATGAATGCCCGGATGGATCAGGTAAATCCATTTTCCACTTAGATTCACGATACCCGGATGTGAAAAGTAATCACCTTTTTCGTGTGCCAGAATAGATGTGTTTTCAATAAAAAATGCACAGTCACTACCAACGGGCCGAACAATATCTTCCATTTCTGCGGCAGAAAGTTTGAGTGCAAACACATCGTTTAAAAGCTTACAGGTAAAGGCTGCGTCTGAAGAGCCGCCGCCCAGGCCTGCACCGATGGGGATGCGTTTATGCAAGTGAATGTGAACAGGTGAGAGCGGATACTTTTCTTTCAGCAGGGTATACGTCTTAAGGCACAGATTAGAAGCAGATGTTCCCGGTATGTTATTGCCCGAACTGGTAAATACGGTTTCTTTTGCCGGAATGATCTCAAGCATGTCGTTCCACGGGATTGGATAAAAACACGTTTCAATGTTATGGTATCCATCCGGACGTTTGCTTAAAACAGATAAACCAAGATTGATCTTGGCATTTGGAAATGAGATCATTGTAATGTTGAAAGAATCCTGTCAAAAATAATACTAAAGTGGCTATATTGTAACATATTTCAGGAGAATGTTTTACAGTTCATTTATTAAGCCCTTCATCGATAAATTAATTGCCATAAGTACTATTGGGTGCACAGCTCCACTTTTCCTCCTGATTTCAATTGTAAATTATGCGCTGTATAAGAATGTTTTTTTTATACAGGAACGCACGGGTTTGCACATGAAACCGTTTCAATTGATTAAGTTTCAGACCATGAGAACGATACAGGATGAACACGGAGTACCTCTGGCAGACATGAAACGGGTCACCGGTTTCGGTAAATTGTTACGAATTACTTCTATAGACGAACTTCCGCAGCTATTTCTCGTACTTACAGGGAAGATGAGCCTGGTTGGGCCAAGGCCTTTGCCTGTGTCATATGATTGTTACTATACTGAAGAACAACGGTTACGTTTTGAAGCAAAGCCCGGTATTACCGGTCTGGCGCAGGTAAATGGCCGTAATGCAACATCGTGGGAGTCACGGTTTCAATTCGATAGTATGTATATTAAAAACAGATCATTCAGATTGGATATGCTTATTTTAGCGAAAACATTTTTTCAGCTGATGAAATTTAACGAAGTGAATGCTTCTGATTCTATAACTATGAAACCTTTTAAAAATTAATCGTATGCTTTTATATGGTGCCAGTGGCCACTCCAGAGTTGTTAAAGATTGTGTCATGACTTCAGGCGGTGAGGTGCATGCAATATTTGATGACAATCAGGATCTGATCAAACTGGATAACATTCCGGTTGTTGGGTATTATGACCCGGAATATGAATCGGCAGAACAGATCATTGTTACTATTGGTGACAATCTGATCCGCAAGAAAATTGTTTCTAAAATCAAACATGCTTTCGGTAAAGCAATTCACAGCGCTTCTACTGTTTCACCAACAACCGTTATCGGTGAAGGCACAGTGGCAATGCCGGGTTCTATTGTGAATGCGGGTTCAAGAGTAGGGAAACATTGTATCATTAATTCCAACGCTATTGTAGAGCATGATTGTGAATTGGGAGATTTTGTACACCTTTCCTCTAATGTGACCCTGTGTGCTGATGTAAATATTGGTGAAGGTACACACATCGGTGCGGGTTCAACGGTTATTCCTGGGAAGCAGATCGGCAAGTGGTGTGTGATCGGGGCGGGTGCTGTAATCATTCAGGACATCCCTGATTATTCCATGGTTGTGGGTGTTCCGGGGAAAATCATTCGTACACTTGTTAAGAAAACGGTATAATGCAGAAGCGTGTGTATCTCTCACCGCCGGATTTGTCCGGCAATGAATTCCGATACATACAGGAAGCATTAGAATCTAACTGGATTGCTCCATTCGGCCCCCAGTTAGATTCTTTCACGGAATTATTACAAACACAAACAGGTACATCTTTTGCAGTACCTGTTAATTCAGGTACTTCAGCGATTCATTTAGCATTGCTTGCGTTGCATATTCAGGAAGGGGATCTTGTTTTTTGTCCTACCTTCACATTTGCCGCAAGTATTTTTCCTGTGCTGTATCAAAGAGCTACCCCCGTATTTATTGATAGCGAATCACATTCATGGAACATGGATCCGGTATTACTGGAACAGGCCATTCTTGATTCCATAGAAAATAAACAGAAACCCAAAGCAATTATTCTGGTTCATATTTATGGCTTTCCGGCTATGCTGGATCAGATACAGGCTATTGCTGCTAAATATCATTTATACCTTATTGAAGATGCTGCAGAAGCGCTGGGCTCTTCCTACAAAAATAAAGCACTTGGTTCCTTTGGGCATGCAGGCGCGTTATCTTTTAATGGAAATAAACTGGTAACAGGCGGAACGGGTGGTGCTGTTATTACAAACGATGAAGAACTTTTTAATGAAGTGCGTGTACTGGCCAATCAAGCGAAAGAAGAAAAGCCGTATTACGAACACCTGCAGGTAGGATACAATTACCGGATGTGTAATCTAAATGCTGCTGTTGCATGCGCGCAGCTGGAACAGCTTGGACAAAAAATTAATAAAAAGAAACAGATACGTGCGTGGTATGCGATCCATTTATCTGGTGCAGCAAATATAAAACAGGCTGATGCAGGTATCGATAATGCCTGGCTCACCTGTGTTGAATTTGCATCTGCGGAATCGCCGGAGAAAGTTCGGCTGGCCTTGGAAGAAGAAAATATTGAGAGCAGGAATGTGTGGAATCCCATGCACAGACAACCTGTTTTTAAGGATTGTACAGCGTATCTGAACGGCGTTTCGGATGCTGTATTTGCGAACAGCCTGTGTCTGCCCTCAGGAACACAACTGATTGAAAAAGATATTATTCACATTACTGATATAATTAAGCGCAGTCTTTAATTTGTACAATTTTGATTCGCGTGCCTGAAATAAATATTTGTCCGTTCGTGACATTTTTAAGAACTTACAAACTATAAATAAACGATCGATCATGAAATCCTTTTTTAAGAACATTCTATTGTCCATTAGTTTGGTATGCTGTTCATTTCTTGCTCTTGCAGGCGATGAAGCATTTGAAACTTCTTTTAAGAAAATTGAAACCTATTACGAAAAAGGAGATTATAAATTAGGCATCCGTTCCGCAGGAATATTAATAAACAGCATGACCAGTTCCGGCAAAGCAGGTTCACTGGTGCTGGCCCGTGCATACTTTTTATATGCAAAAGGTTCGGAGCTGGATGGTAATTTTAAAGCGTATGAAGAATACATGTTTAAAGGCGACCGCGAACTGCAGAAGTCTTCAAAGGATGATGTATACCAGTATGCAAAGTCTGTGAATTATGCCATTGATACTTATTTGTCTTACGGAGATTATGTAAACGCGTCAAAATATTTAGGGGATATCTATGGTATCATTGCTAAAGGCGGGTTGAGCGATTCGGGTTTATATTATGATTTGAAAAAAAGTTCGGTGATCACTTTTTATCGCCAGGGTTTTTATATCAAAGCACAAAAAGGTTTAACGGAAATTATTGCGTTCAGAAAAAGAAACATTGTAACAAGTGAATTAAAAACTGATCCGAAAACCGGTAAACAAAAAGTAGTTAAAGTTTCCGGTATGGACCTGATCCTGCGTAAACGTGCGTATGCGCGTATGCTGAACATGCAGGCAGAGATGTATCTGGATAACGGCAATTATAAATCTACCGATTCGATCCTGAACCTGACCAGCGAATGGATAAAGAAAAATGTTGGAACGAAAGATCTGTGTTATGTCGAAAATCTCTTTTATAAAGGACGGCTGGCAGAAACAGTAGGTACAAAAAAAGAAGCAAACCGGTTATACGACCTGGCGTATAACACACTGTTAAAAACAAAGTACGGCAGATACAGGAATTACAGCCGGGAAGCCATTATGATTTTTGAATACCTGATCCCGACATACCGTGTAACCAGCCAGAGCAGCGATTTCAGAACCAAGTCTGAAATGTTTGACGTACGTGTTACACGCTATTATGGAAAAGATAATTACTACTACAGCAAAGTCATTTTCCTGGAAATTCAGGATCGGTTTTTATCAGAGGACTGGAACGGCGCAGTAAAAAATATTGATAAGATTTTAAACAAAGAAGGCATGATTCCGAAGGTTCACCTGGATCGTGCGTTCCTGCTGAAAATATTAGCCGATGCGTATATTGAATTAGATCGTTACGATGAAGCAGAAGCAGCCATTGAACAGGCTACTCAGATTAAATTAGCCCTGCTGGGTGAAGCATCTCCGAATTATCACATGCAGCTGCTGGACCGTGCCACGTATTATGTAACGTATACGGATAAATTTAAAAAAGCAGAAGAGACATATAAATATAGCTTGAATCAGGTGGTAAGTAAAGAACTTGATCATCAGCACAAACAATATGTAACCTACCTGTATCAGGAAGCAAAGCTTTTTGAATTGACAGACCGTTTTGATGAAGCACAGAAAATTGCCGCTGAAGCTACTGCTATTGTTGTGGCACGATATGGCAAGTTGAGTGTGAACTATGGAACTGCTTTGCAGACACAGGCAAACCTGGATATCTCTCAGGGGAATTACGGCGACGCA
It encodes the following:
- a CDS encoding DUF7674 family protein; this encodes MIYTIDPALALIISSDPELKARWEQYIENEYNGDVSERLIYSDIRIIIEFIIEKFKANQTESFHIIFTNIENILKSCDKQTMDLITVGIFEGIQNSAGQEIDYYFGFNKWLYTRSGEQWRAVIDFWEGTDWRKKK
- a CDS encoding acetyltransferase, which gives rise to MLLYGASGHSRVVKDCVMTSGGEVHAIFDDNQDLIKLDNIPVVGYYDPEYESAEQIIVTIGDNLIRKKIVSKIKHAFGKAIHSASTVSPTTVIGEGTVAMPGSIVNAGSRVGKHCIINSNAIVEHDCELGDFVHLSSNVTLCADVNIGEGTHIGAGSTVIPGKQIGKWCVIGAGAVIIQDIPDYSMVVGVPGKIIRTLVKKTV
- a CDS encoding DegT/DnrJ/EryC1/StrS family aminotransferase, which encodes MYLSPPDLSGNEFRYIQEALESNWIAPFGPQLDSFTELLQTQTGTSFAVPVNSGTSAIHLALLALHIQEGDLVFCPTFTFAASIFPVLYQRATPVFIDSESHSWNMDPVLLEQAILDSIENKQKPKAIILVHIYGFPAMLDQIQAIAAKYHLYLIEDAAEALGSSYKNKALGSFGHAGALSFNGNKLVTGGTGGAVITNDEELFNEVRVLANQAKEEKPYYEHLQVGYNYRMCNLNAAVACAQLEQLGQKINKKKQIRAWYAIHLSGAANIKQADAGIDNAWLTCVEFASAESPEKVRLALEEENIESRNVWNPMHRQPVFKDCTAYLNGVSDAVFANSLCLPSGTQLIEKDIIHITDIIKRSL
- a CDS encoding M4 family metallopeptidase, which translates into the protein MKKPYSTLFLLLLTATHTFAQTSFDVKEKQSNPAAHRSFEATRIKGNMLQQSILTAQGTSLLPQLSKPNTAAVRATAKNPFSVIYSNETGLPIFIKTIIPQTLQQRAVGTGSGIAIAYNYIDQLRETLGLTDVAEPFTPYKTEKDLLGGQIIRLKQFYNGIEIDGCESIVHINASGQAVSWNGSYIKPDLIKHTSFAVTPAAAAAKALADIKTHAHYVELSEQEQQFLNYSTPGIKQIYYIDDKLVRSCVPAYSIDVRPNFLDWWEYIIDAQTGNILSSHSKTCHADGPRISTGNDLNGVSRTINTYQTGSLYYTTDASRSMFKSSQSSFPDNPAGAIQTLDLNYTYGSNTKYKAITSSTNSFNATAISAHYIAGKSYDYYSAIHGRTSIDGNGGTIISFINVADPDDGTPMDNAFWNGKAMYYGNGNTNFKPLAGGLDVGGHELTHGVIQNSANLNYQGESGAINESMADIFGCMIDSLDWKIGEDVVLLSKYPSGALRDLSNPHNGGTNINSRGWQPAHVSEKYSGTQDNGGVHINSGITNYAFYLLAQSTSRSKAEKIFYRALTAYLTRSSKFIDLRIACIAAATDLYTSNEATKTGIAFDQVGITGNSEVPTTPVSSNLPVNTGDEYLLTYNLNTTYSTKLYRINTATQAYATINTSSVFNKPSITDDGSMAYFVNTANQLKSLYLTPGNTYEQIIQDEPIWNNVAISKNGKRLAATTTDKDTSVYVYDFDSDTWAQFVLYNPTYSEGIKSGGPIYADALEWDHTGEFLVYDCYNEFENTSGNNINFWDINFIQVWDNTLNDFGDGTVTKLFSSLPDHISVGNPAFAKNSTNIIAFDYIDEDEGDLYVIGCNTETNELDVITSSNVLGFPNFNRLDNKIAYLYELNSDHMKSIWTVDLDESKITALPNGSDTYYTDKSNWPVYYATGVRSLPSSTTAKHTNTSENRANVYPNPASADFSIRLTSGDQSHAVIHINSTTGQLIYSTAANLLTGENTIPVQLPASVASGYYIVTIETADERWVSKLIKK
- the ispE gene encoding 4-(cytidine 5'-diphospho)-2-C-methyl-D-erythritol kinase, whose product is MISFPNAKINLGLSVLSKRPDGYHNIETCFYPIPWNDMLEIIPAKETVFTSSGNNIPGTSASNLCLKTYTLLKEKYPLSPVHIHLHKRIPIGAGLGGGSSDAAFTCKLLNDVFALKLSAAEMEDIVRPVGSDCAFFIENTSILAHEKGDYFSHPGIVNLSGKWIYLIHPGIHVATKEAYDGVVPNTDRKPIGDILKQPLSVWKAELVNDFERSVFEKYPAIKTLKEQMYKQGAAYAAMSGSGSTVFGIFNTKPETFHENTSNIQSCIAPL
- a CDS encoding sugar transferase, with protein sequence MFYSSFIKPFIDKLIAISTIGCTAPLFLLISIVNYALYKNVFFIQERTGLHMKPFQLIKFQTMRTIQDEHGVPLADMKRVTGFGKLLRITSIDELPQLFLVLTGKMSLVGPRPLPVSYDCYYTEEQRLRFEAKPGITGLAQVNGRNATSWESRFQFDSMYIKNRSFRLDMLILAKTFFQLMKFNEVNASDSITMKPFKN
- a CDS encoding SMI1/KNR4 family protein; this encodes MVQNTFSDFDVSGFWDDSAYSIEEYVEETPTDALIDSIEQELGYKLPASYIELMKQHNGGTPVNCCFPVTEETSGTEYHVEISGIMGIGRSKTYSLGGSFGSRFMIDEWGYPDTGIYVCTCPSAGHEMILLDYSICGPKGEPQVFYVDQEREYQKTFLAKDFETFIRGLVHADVYDTSAQDLISTLETFRTGNFSEVLQAYIKKDLSVNFDRVLRNLFTELTTEKGYFALHADELSYLSYDIQFYLLSINRKIKSKEDFVKHYLPMVAMSDAGITTGGYANFFEDWFDEKIKSKEITKGLLSGFLFTEIYKQKLFERIKQYDK